A genomic region of Arachis hypogaea cultivar Tifrunner chromosome 5, arahy.Tifrunner.gnm2.J5K5, whole genome shotgun sequence contains the following coding sequences:
- the LOC112801010 gene encoding E3 ubiquitin-protein ligase UPL3 isoform X1, which translates to MKFIFNSRFQISMVFDISSLQIFTPQELDYLLCGCREMWKADTLVDHIKFDHRYTAKSPAIVNLSLIAANASSNGNGPSESADDDLPSVMTCANYLKLPPYATKEIMSNKLLYAINEGHGSFDLS; encoded by the exons ATGAAATTCATATTCAACTCTAGATTTCAGATTTCAATG GTTTTTGACATATCATCTTTGCAAATTTTTACTCCTCAAGAACTGGACTACCTGCTTTGTGGTTGTAGGGAGATGTGGAAG GCTGATACACTAGTTGACCATATAAAGTTTGATCATAGATACACTGCCAAGAGCCCTGCCATAGTCAAT CTTTCGTTAATTGCAGCCAATGCTTCGTCTAATGGGAATGGGCCTTCGGAATCAGCAGATGATGACTTGCCAAGTGTGATGACATGTGCTAATTACCTGAAGCTTCCTCCTTATGCTACCAAG GAAATTATGTCTAACAAGCTACTCTATGCAATCAATGAGGGGCATGGATCCTTTGATTTATCATGA
- the LOC112801010 gene encoding E3 ubiquitin-protein ligase UPL3 isoform X2, with translation MWKADTLVDHIKFDHRYTAKSPAIVNLSLIAANASSNGNGPSESADDDLPSVMTCANYLKLPPYATKEIMSNKLLYAINEGHGSFDLS, from the exons ATGTGGAAG GCTGATACACTAGTTGACCATATAAAGTTTGATCATAGATACACTGCCAAGAGCCCTGCCATAGTCAAT CTTTCGTTAATTGCAGCCAATGCTTCGTCTAATGGGAATGGGCCTTCGGAATCAGCAGATGATGACTTGCCAAGTGTGATGACATGTGCTAATTACCTGAAGCTTCCTCCTTATGCTACCAAG GAAATTATGTCTAACAAGCTACTCTATGCAATCAATGAGGGGCATGGATCCTTTGATTTATCATGA